A genomic segment from Aegilops tauschii subsp. strangulata cultivar AL8/78 chromosome 1, Aet v6.0, whole genome shotgun sequence encodes:
- the LOC109761942 gene encoding sugar transporter ERD6-like 4 has product MNGGGGDESGSDHEGSGTRKPLLLKNTGSWYRMVGSSSRQIVGASSMAVLRESHVSALLCTLIVALGPIQFGFTCGFSSPTQDAMIRDLGLSISQFSAFGSLSNVGAMVGAIASGQMAEHIGRKGSLMIAAIPNIIGWLAISFANDSSFLYMGRLLEGFGVGVISYTVPVYIAEISPQSTRGALGSVNQLSITLGIFLAYVLGMFVPWRLLAVLGTLPCTLLIPGLFFIPESPRWLAKMNLMDDFETSLQVLRGFETDITAEVNDIKRAVESANKKATVRFQELNQKKYRTPLLIGTGLLVLQNLCGINGILFYASRIFRAAGFTNSDLATCALGAIQVLATGVTTSLLDKAGRRMLLIISTAGTTLSLLAVSVAFFLKDNLPHDSHSDYILSMVSLVALVAYIITFSFGMGAIPWLIMSEILPVGIKSFAGSFATLANMLTSFGVTMTANLLLSWSAGGTFASYMVVSAFALVFVILWVPETKGRTLEEIQWSFR; this is encoded by the exons ATGAACGGCGGCGGGGGAGACGAGAGCGGCAGCGACCATGAGGGAAGCGGCACGCGGAAGCCGCTGCTGCTCAAGAACACGGGCAGCTGGTACAGGATGGTGGGGTCGTCGTCGCGGCAGATAGTCGGCGCCTCCTCCATGGCGGTGCTGCGCGAGTCCCACGTCTCGGCGCTCCTCTGCACGCTCATCGTCGCCCTCGGCCCCATCCAGTTCGGCTTCACCTGCGGCTTCTCCTCGCCCACCCAGGACGCCATGATCCGCGACCTCGGCCTCTCCATCTCCCAG TTCTCGGCGTTCGGCTCACTGTCCAACGTCGGCGCCATGGTGGGCGCCATCGCCAGCGGCCAGATGGCCGAGCACATTGGCCGCAAAGGG TCGTTGATGATTGCGGCAATTCCGAACATCATCGGTTGGCTCGCCATCTCCTTCGCGAAC GACTCGTCGTTTCTCTACATGGGACGGCTGCTCGAAGGATTTGGTGTTGGTGTCATATCCTACACG GTGCCTGTATACATAGCAGAGATATCCCCTCAGAGCACAAGAGGAGCGCTTGGCTCCGTGAACCAG CTGTCTATCACCCTTGGTATCTTCTTGGCCTATGTGCTTGGCATGTTTGTTCCTTGGAGGCTGCTTGCAGTACTAG GAACCTTGCCTTGTACATTGTTGATTCCTGGCCTATTCTTCATCCCGGAGTCTCCAAGATGGCTG GCAAAGATGAACTTGATGGATGATTTCGAGACTTCTCTGCAAGTTTTGAGGGGTTTCGAGACTGACATCACAGCGGAAGTGAATGATATAAAG AGAGCCGTAGAATCTGCAAACAAAAAGGCTACGGTCCGTTTTCAGGAGCTGAATCAAAAGAAGTACCGAACTCCCTTACTA ATAGGAACTGGCCTTCTAGTACTTCAAAATTTATGTGGGATAAATGGCATACTGTTTTACGCAAGTAGAATCTTCAGAGCTGCAG GGTTCACAAACAGTGACCTGGCCACATGTGCACTTGGAGCTATTCAG GTTCTCGCCACCGGAGTTACAACCTCGCTACTAGATAAAGCTGGCCGAAGGATGCTCCTTATT ATCTCTACTGCTGGGACAACTCTGAGCCTTCTTGCAGTTTCTGTTGCATTTTTCCTCAAG GACAATCTACCACATGACTCTCACTCGGACTACATCTTAAGCATGGTGTCCTTGGTGGCTCTTGTG GCTTATATCATCACCTTCTCCTTTGGCATGGGTGCCATTCCGTGGCTCATAATGTCCGAG ATCCTCCCGGTGGGCATCAAGAGTTTCGCGGGGAGCTTCGCGACGCTGGCCAACATGCTCACTTCCTTCGGGGTGACAATGACGGCGAACCTGCTACTGAGCTGGAGCGCTGGCG GGACTTTCGCGTCTTACATGGTCGTGAGCGCGTTCGCCCTCGTGTTCGTTATACTTTGGGTGCCGGAGACCAAGGGGAGGACGCTGGAGGAGATACAGTGGTCGTTCCGGTGA